GCAGGATAATTGAGATTCGGGTAATACTGATGCATCATATCCTTTATCTTATGAGAGCAGTATACCATATGGTCAAATTGTGGAAAGCTCTTTAAAATATTCGGCACTAACGGCTGAAACTTAGGAACGTTAATTTCAGAATGAAACCAGCCTATTTTTTTGGAATTCTTATGGGTAGAATTAAGAATGGCATCATAGTCCCTGTAATCCATCCCGATCTCAATATCAAAAGTATCATTAATCAGACGGTCTGCAATGGCAGGAGAATTTTTCAGTTTTCTTAGCTTTATTCTTCTTTTAACGAGCTGAAGTTTCTGTAAAAGAGAGTTGTGGGAAAAATCTTCTTTTCCGTCGGTAAGGTATACTTTTCTGATATGTTTCGGAAGTTCATCACGCAGTTTCCCCTGGTTGAGAGTCAAACATACTGTCATTTCAAATTTGTCAGGATTAAGATTATTGAGAAGTCCCAGCAATACTTTTTCTACACCTCCCATTTCCATGGAACGATGCCTGAACAAAATTTTTATTTTTTTTTCTAACATTATCCGAAGATTGATTGTAACGTAATTTTTATTTTTTTCATGATACGGAAAGGCAGCTGATGCTGATACTGCAATAGTCCAAATATTTTATCTGAACCTGTATACTGATCAGGAACTTTTTCTCCATTGATGGTGGTAAGTCCTCTGCGTTTCATGGTATTGAAAATCACCTGGGCAAAATACTCATGGGATTTCTTTTTATTGTCATTCTGGGAAATTCCGCCCTGATGGGTTCTGTAAAGATAGTTGGTTTCATTAATAAACTGAACGTTCCCTTTTTCATACATTTTAAGATATAAATCCTGATCTTCTCCTATTTTTAAATTAGGATTCATTTTTTCAGTCTGTTCATAAACCGCTTTTCTGAAGGTTACAAAATGAGCAATCTGAATCGGGAAATTAAAAAAATAAGGATCTCTGTTCGGAACCTGCATAGCTGATCTGAACGGAGCTATAGGCTTCAGATTCTGATCACATGTCATAAACCTTGAATAGGTAAGTACCGTATTTTTTTTAGCCTGAAAAATCTCCATACATTTTTGAATAGCGGTAGGGGAAATGGCATCATCCGGATCCACAAAACCACAGATTTCTCCTTCAGCAAGCTCAATCAGTTTACTTTTTGTAACACCTACACCGGAATTTTTTTCATTTTCAAAAAATTTAAATCTTTTGTCATTTGAAATCATTTCCTGGATCATTTTCTTCTCATTTTCAGAAGAGGCATCGTCTAAAATTACAGCTTCCCAGTTTGTATAGGTCTGTTGAAGGATACTTTCCAAACAGTCTTTAAAAAAAATGGCGTTGTTGTAATGTGCAATAAGAATAGAAAACTTCATTACCGGTCCTTGAGTATTAAATCTTGATGGTTGATAACAGTGGTATTAGACGGAATATCTTTATGAATGGTGCATCCAGCTCCGATGATACAGTTGTCTCCAATAGTAACCCCTTTTAAGACGGTCACATTACTTCCAAGCCAGCAGTTACTTCCTATTTTGATGGGAGCGGTGGTAAATTCTGAGGAGAGCAGTTTGAATTCCGGCTGGGTTTGGTAAGCATGGTTGTGGTCATACAGTTTCACCCCTTCTCCGAATAATGTATTATCTCCTATTGAAATTCTGTCGAGACAATTGATGGAGCAGAAATTATTCATAAAAAAATTATTTCCGATTTCTAAAGTGGCATTTTGCTGCACAAGAATATGTACATAGTTTCTGAAACTAACGGAATTTCCAATAGTAATATTTTTTAGATTTTCGTGCAGAACAAAATGATTACTGATCCCAAGTTTTATCCCTTTAAAAGAAACATTGGGGTGTTTTTTGAGACGAGAAATCTGGCCTTTTCGTTGAATTTTTGCTAAAATTTCATCAAGCATACCTGAATTTATTTTCACATTTGTAGTTTACAAATATAATTTGTTTTATATAATTATAAGAATAAATCTTATTTTTGTGCCTTTAAATTAATACTTTATATCAAATAAAACAGCCTTCAACGTTCAGGTTGTCCGGTTTTGATAAAGGAAAGCATTTTGTGTTCTGTGAAGATAAGTCAGATTACATTTACCAGGTTTATTGCCGCCATGGCAATTGTTATTTCTCATTTCAATAAAGATCTGTTTTTATATAAGATAGATTATATTTCCAATCTTTTTTTGAGGGCGAATGTTGGAGTAAGCTATTTCTTTATTCTTTCAGGATTTATCATGATCATTGCTTATCATAAAAAAGATAAAATTGATTACCTGGAATTTTATAAAAATAGGTTTGCCAGGATTTATCCGCTTTATATGCTGGGGCTTCTGCTGTATTTTATGACGAGATACGAGATGTTTGATTGGTATAAACTGGTTTTATATGGATTGGGCATTCAGAGCTGGATCCCGGGAGAAGCAATGATCCTTAATTTTCCGGGATGGTCCATTTCCGTAGAGTTCTTCTTTTATTTGCTTTTTCCGTTTTTGTACAATTACTTTTATGCTAAGAAAAATAAAATGATCTGGGTATTTGCGATCGGCCTCTGGTTGATCACTCAGGTATTTTCTAATCTTTATCCTGTGTATGGAGCTTATGAAGGGCCACATACAAAAAGCCATGAGTTTCTATACTATTTTCCTTTCTGGCATCTTAATGAGTTCCTGATCGGAAACCTTGCAGGGATATTTTTCGTGAGAAATTACAAACAAAAAAATTACGATCGTCAGGTGATCGCCGTCTTTTTACTAATTCTTGTATCTCTGATGTTTGTTCCGCTTTTTTACCACAACGGGTTGATGGCTTTGCTTTTTGTTCCTGCCATTCTTTTTATTTCGGCTAATAACGGAAGAGTCAGTAAGTTCTTTTCACTAAAGCCTCTGGAATATCTGGGAGAAATAAGTTATGGAATATACATTACCCATATTCCTGTTCTTTATCTTGTGAGAGCATTTTTAAAATGGCAGGAATATACCTTCAGTATTGATATTGTATTTGTGATTTATATTATTGTTATGCTTTTCAGTTCGGCCGTTTTTTACCAGTTTATTGAAAAACCCATGCGTGATCTTTTAAGGAAAATCCATTTTGCTAAACGATAACAATTTTAAAAATAGTTTAAACTAGTCGTTTAGTTTACTTCTGTCGTTAGAACAAATCGTTTCTAAAATTAATATTATACAGTCCTGAACGTATACTTTTATAATCTGTAAACAGATATTTTGTAATCATTCCCCATTTTTTGAGAAGAGGAGCATTGGCGATCTGGAAACTTCTGTATACTCTTTTGATGTGAAGTTTAATCTCTTCAGGAATGGTATTTTCATTTTCTGCCCAATGATTGACCTCTTTCCATAATACAACCCTTGTTGAGGCTGGTTTTACTTCTCCGGAATCTACTTTGGTAATTCTGTTATTCTCATGAACACCTCTCACCGCTACCGCTTTGTCAAGAATTCCCGGATACAGATTCAGATAGTAGGAAAGCCTGAATAAAAATTCTGTGTCCTGATGAAGCTTTAGATGGGTTTTAAAGAAATACTCCATGTTTTTCAAAGAACTTTTACGGATCGTTAATGCATCAATACTGAAAAGCCCGAAAGTTCCTCTCATATTAAGTTGTCCCGGAAATACATCTTTAGGAGGATGTTCTTTATAAACTGTAGTCAGGCGGTCTCCAAAAACTTTATAATACTGTTCTTTTGCCTTTTCAGAATAATAATGAACGCCTATAGCACCGTATACGCCATCTACTTCATGATTGGTAAACAGTTTTTTTTCTGCATCAAAACGGTTGGGAAGATAATAATCATCTGCATCAAGAAAAGCAATAAAATCTCCTTCTGCTTTTTCCATCCCCAGGTTTCTGCTGGCACCTGCCCCGTGATTTCCTTTGTCCGGATGCTGATAGAGCTTTACCCTTTCATATTTTTCAGCGAGCTCCCGGCACACCTGCAATGCATTGTCCGGTGATTTGTCTTCTACCAATACCACTTCATATACCTCTTCGAACTGAAGTGCAGATTCTACAGCCTGAGCAACATACTTTTCGGCATTGTAGACGGGAATGATGACTGAAATTTTCATTTTTTCGATTATGCTTTTAATTTAATTTTCAAATAATGGGTAACTTTTTTCTCTACAAAATAATACAGAAGGGAAGCTACCATAATAACTAAAACAATTTTGAGAAGAAAAAAAGAAATATTTAAATAGCCTTCTACTTTGAATCTTTTGAGAACAATCTCCACGAATGGATGAGACAGGTATAATGAATAGGAAATATCACCCAGAAATATTAATAATTTATTTCCTTTCCAATGGAAAATATAATCAAAAGTAAGGAAAGAAAAAACAAAGGTGGATATGATGGCCAACTTCACCCAGTCATTGTCGATAGGAATAATACCAAGCAAAACGAGAATAAATGATAGTATTCCTATTACAGAAATTATGGCTGCCCAATTTTTGGGAATTGTGTATTTATTAAGTAAAAGAGCAAAAAGAATTCCTACTACAAAATAAAGATTCAGTGAGTGGGTTACCATTTTCAGATAAGGACTGTCAAAATGGATAATATAGCCTAAAATTGAAGTAAGAATGAAAAATCCTACGATGAAATAATACCTTTTTTCTTTAAAAAATAACGAGAGTCCAAATATGAGATAAAAGAACATTTCAAAATTTAAAGACCAGCCCAAGAAAAGCACAGGGAATTCCTTTTGGGTAGGAAGAAATAATAAAGAATGAATAAGCTCATAAAGGCCTTCTCCATGGAAGTATAGAAAGAAAACGCCTCCCGGTATTATTGCGGCAAATGTCAAAAGATAATACAGCGGAACAATTCTGATCACTCTTCTTTTGTAAAATAAAGTGATCTGCTGAAAAGTATCCTTGCTGAAATTTATTTTTTGAGTGGTGAAAGCCATGATAAATCCACTGATAATAAAGAATACGGGAACACCGATGCTTCCTTTTTTAAATAGAAAGTCACCAAGATTCAGCCCTGGTAAGTTGATGGTATCACGAAAGTGAAAGCAACATACCAATAATGCTGAAATTCCTCTTAATATCTGGAGGTTGTTCAGTTTCATACCCGGACGAATCCTATCTTTTAAAAATTTTCTTCAAAATAAGTCCCATTACAAAAGGTACTCTTGCTATATTATGCTGAAAGGTTTTGAAGCCATCTATGGTAAATTTCGTGTCTTCAGTCATTCCATATTCTGAAAAATCAACCTTAGGAACGGCTTTATGTTTAAAAGTAACATTCATCAGATTATACTGATGGATGATCTGTATGTACATTTCCTTGCTGTCTTCCACAGAAAAATCCGGATAATGGCGATAACTATTGTGAGCTCTTTCTTTTAACATCGTTTTGAAGTTATCTACACTTTCTGCCAGGCTTACAAAAGGATTTACCACAGCATTATAAACATTCACTACTGCTTTACGGTCCGGAAGCATGGTAAGCTGGTATCCTCTTCTTAAATCGATAACAAGGTCATGAATCGGCTTGAAGTGCTCCTGTACGGTTTTTATATAATCCTGATGAAGCATATCATCATTATCAAGTTCACTGGTGATTACGAATTTTGTATCAGGAGTGAAGAATTGAGGAATAACTTCTACAGCTTTGGTTTTCATTGCATCAAAATCCTCTACAAAAACAGCTCTGAAAACAGGGTATTCCGCTTCGATTTCTTTGATGATTTTTCTAAACTTATCAGATGTATTGATGTCAAAAAAAGTAAGCCATACATAGTTTTGATTCGTCTGATTTTTATAGGAAGGGAGTACGTAGGTTCTGAATAATTTGAATCTGTCATCCAGCCAATCTTCGGTAAGAGGTTTATATCCTGAACGTGTCTCGTTCCAGCCTTTTGTGGGAACATTGAATCTTGTCATTATCACGTGTACAAACTGACTCATCTAAATAAATTTTTTAAAAAGTTATATATTCTGTAAGGTTTACTGTTGTAAATATTTTCCAGTTTTATTTCATAAAAGGTTTTCCTGTTTAAAAGGGCAATATAACTGGGGAAAAACTCATGAAACAGTGCTTTGTGTTTTTCATAAACGGCATGATAGATAAACTCTTTTTTATCATTGCTGCCGGTAATATCTTTTATCATGGAAGTGTCCGGATGGGATCTGTAATTGAAAACAACATAATCAATCTTGGTTATAGGTTGATTTCTGTGTGAAGAGATAAGTTGTATCCAAAACTCCCAGTCTTCAAATCCGTGTCTTAATTTTTCGTCATAAATAATGCCTTCATCAAAATATTTTTTGGCAAACATAGAAGTACAGTATAATTTATTTCCCAAAAGCAATTCCTGAAGCGTAAACTTTTCCTGTAAATTTGATTTTTTACTGGTGTGACCGAAGGTAATCGTATCTGAAAAAACAATTAGAGTATCAGGGTTTTGATCAAAAACATCCATCATCTTTTCTAAAGCCAACGGGTTAAGCGTATCATCTGCATCCAGAGGCAGAATATAATCTCCTGAAGCATTTCTTATCCCTGTATTGCGGGCTCCGGAAAGACCTTTGTTTTCCTGATAAACATAGCGTATCCTATCATTTTCAAGTTTTTTGGATACCACTGCTGTATCATCTGTAGAACCATCATCTACAATAATGCATTCCCAGTTGGGATAAGACTGGTTCATAACAGACTGTATGCATTCTTCCAGATATTTTGCATGATTAAAACAAGGAACAATGATGGAAACTTTATTTGTCATTCAATATGTTTTATTTTATAAATATGCTGAAAATAATTTTCTTAGGTAATCCTCGGAAGAAATTCCATGGAAAAAAGATTCTGTACGGGGATTAAATTCTATATTATAATAAGAGCCCTCATTAATATTTTCATATTCTGCTTTTTTGCCTAAATGTTCTTCCAATAGGGAAAGAATTTCGGGAAGAGAATACTGATAAGGATAAGTAAGATTGATAATTTCATTGTTGAATACATCGAGATATTGCTCCGTAAATAAAGCAATATCATCCGTGCCAATAAGGATTCTTCTGGCGTTATTGTGTATCGTGAATTTGTTTCCGGACAGAATTGAGTTCTTAAGGAAGTTGATCAACGTATTTGGATTCCCTCCACGGCCTACGGCATTTCCGATTCTGAAAATGACAAAGTTTTTGCATTGCTCTGTAATGAACTTTTCAGCGTTAAGTTTATGATTAACGTATGGGCTGTCTTTTTTTGTAGGATCATAAATACTGCAAGTCGAAAAATACACTATTTTTTTATCCGGAAACTCTTCTGTTACTTTTGTTAATAGAGAGATTTCCCTTTCAAATTCTGCAGGATTTTTTTCCAGAGAATTGGAAACCCCTGAAGCGAAAAATAGTATCTCTTCTCTGTCATAAGGTCTTACGGCTGTTGCCAGAATTCCATTGCCAATAATCATATGCTTTTTTTATCTAAACGTTTTAAAAAACCTTACAGGTATCTGAAGATTTTAAATAGTCCAAGTTTATTTCCCAGTTTTGCCCATCGTGAATTCTTCACACGATCCAGCTTGTCAAGAGTATATTTGTATTTGTTTTTTGGAATATAGTTCTCGAGAAAAAGATCTTCAATATTGATATTTCTTCTTTCAGCCATTTTGATAAGAGCTACCCAATGCCAGAACAGGGCTTTTTCTGTATTTTTTGTGGTAGATATTCCATTTTGATGAATCCTATACAGGTATAAATCTTCATCAATATACTTTACGGGAGCTGCCTCGCACATTTTCATGTACCAGTCTTTATCTTCAGCAATTTTTAAAAACGGATCAATTCCGGAAGTCTTTTCGTATATCTTTTTTTTAAAAGTAGCAAAATGTGAAATTTCACCATTAAAATTTAGATAAGACTGATCGAGCTCAGTAATCTGTTTTGCTTTATGTACTGATTTAGGATTAAGGTGTTCATCACAAAATACGAGATTGGAATAAACCATCCCTGCTTCAGGATATTCAGAATGTGTTTTTAAAACAAACTCCAGCGCATGGGGAGCCAACGCATCATCAGGGTCTAAAAAACCACATATTTCAGATTCAGCAAGCTCTATTAATCTCTTTTTTGTATATCCGATTCCTCTGTTTTGATCATTCTGATTGATTTTAAACCGGGAATCATCACCTGTCATTTTTCTTATGACTTCAAGAGAATCATCAGTAGAGCCATCATCTAAAATTACAGCTTCCCAGTCGGTTTCAGTCTGAGCCATTAAACTTTGGTAACATTTTTCAAAAAAATGACCATTATTATAATTGGCAATAAGTACGCTGAATTTACTCATTTCTACTGTGTTTATTCAAGATTTTTTTTAATGCATTCAAATAGCCGAAACCATTTTTTCTATCCGGTTCCAAAATGTTTCCTTCTGCCCATTCGTTCCAGGATTTAACAATTAAGAACTGTTCCGGATAATCTTTTTTATCTTCAAGATATTGTGCCGCTTTTTCTACCTGCTGTTCAAACAGTTCCGGTGAATTGTTGGCCAGGATAATCCCTCGGTAGCCACTTCTTGGCGTATTGTCCCAATTGGGCAGAACGCATGGATAGGTCGCTACATTGCTTTCTTCAAACTTTAAGTCATTTACAACTGCCTTAGCATCCTGAATTCTGACTTTAGGCTGTTCTTTTTTCTTAATTCCGATTAATCCTTTTATTCTGTTTTTATAATATTGGGAATGAGAGATGTATTCTTTTTTATTAATATGCGGTATCCAGGCTTTATGAAAAGCATTGGAAATTTTACTGTCATATCCCATAGATTGAAAATCTATATCATCAGAAAGTTTGTTGGAAGCCATCACATACAATCCATCAAATCCGTTTTCTTTGGCAAGCTCTCTGAATTTTGAAATATAGTGCGGATCTCCTTCATTTAAATGATTAGGATCATAGATGATGAAAAGAGGCTTATTATCTACTTTGATATATCTTTCGTCCTTAAAGAAAGGAAGCAGATATTCAAAATGAGCGATTAAATCCTGCTCATCAGGATAAGTTTGTTCTGCCAGTATTTTTTCTGATAACCCATGCCATATTCCTGACCACGTTTCATTGGCCCAGCAGAAACAAAACGGGAAATCTGGCTTTCCTGATTTCAATACATCATTAGCAACGCGCTCCAACAATTGTTTACCGCTGCCAAACCAGTAATGATAAAAGATAAACCCGTGTACTCCATAATCTTTTGCAATCTGAGCCTGATGTTCTCTTACTTCAGGAACACGGAGATCATAATATCCAAGGTCTGCAGGAAATATAGGCTGTTCATGCCCTTCAAATAACGGTTGAGCTTTACTTACATTGGTCCATTCTGTAAAACCTTTTCCCCACCATTCGTCATTTTCGGGGACAGGGTGGTATTGAGGGAGATAAAATGCAAGCGGTTTTATTTTTTTCATAATCAGTTTTCTAATGTTTTTATTAATCTGGCGGGAATTCCTGCAATAACTGAATTTTTAGGGAAACTTTTGTTCACTACAGCATTGGCTCCTATGATGCTATTTTCCCCAATGGTGACTCCCGGAAGTATACATACTCCTTCACCAATCCATACGTTATCTTCAATAATAACGGGACCTTTAGAATATAAAGGCCTTGTAGCAGGAGTGTTTTCCAGGTCATTAAACGCTATATTTCCATGGGAATGGTCAGAAATATATATTCTGCTGGCCATAAGTACATTATTTCCTATAACAATTTTATTAATTGCTCCAATATGAACATCGGAATTACACACTACATTATCTCCAATTACAATTTCAGGATGAAATTCTTCTCCCTGAAAACGATCCCATGCCTCCAGCCTTAAATGATATAAAGAACTGAAATTTTTACCTATTGAGATATATTTAGGATTTTTTATCCAGTGTTCTTCCGGTAATGCAGAATTCGTTCCGAATTTTTTGAAGCTTTTCTGAGCCCATATATTCAGTTTGTTTTGCTGGTGGGTTTTATAAGCATTCGAATTCAGTATATCGAATAAAAAACTGACAATATATTTTTTAAAAAAATTCATGTTTTATGATTGAGAAGTGACAAGGCAGTTGTATTATTTTGTATAAAAACTGTTGATCAGTTCTATGATTTTATTCTGCTCATTTTCAGATAATTCATAATAAAATGGCAACCTTAGCAGACAATCTGTGAAATGATCTGAATTAGGAATATCTATTTTAGGATTGTTGGCCAGGAAAAAATCACTTTTATTCAAACTTAAATAATGAAAAACAGGGTGAATATCCTGAGTCTTTAAATATTGGATCAGATGGGTCCTTTCTTCATAGCTTCTGCATATAATATAATACATATGAGCATTATTGGTTGCATAAGAAGGCATATCAGGTAAGGTTATAAAGCCTTTTTCCTGTAATGATGAGAGTCCGTTTTGATAGTTGTTCCAGATCTCCAATCTTTTTTTCTGGATGATTTCGAGATTCTCCAGCTGAGCATACAGGAAAGCTGAGATAATTTCTGAAGGCAGGAACGATGATCCAAGGTCTACCCAGCCATATTTGTTCACTTCTCCTCTGAAGAAAGCACTTCTGTTTGTTCCTTTTTCACGGATTACTTCAGCACGGTCAAAATATTGAGGATCATTGATGGCCAGCATTCCGCCTTCTCCGGCAATGATATTTTTGGTTTCATGGAATGAAAAGGCTGCAAAGTGGCCTATAGAGCCAAGTGCTTTTCTGGTTCCGTCTGAGAAAGTATAATAGCTGTCGATAGCCTGTGCAGCATCTTCCACTACAAATAAATTATGCTTTTGAGCCAGATCCATAATCTTTTCCATATCACATGCTACACCTGCATAATGCACGGGAACAATTACTTTTGTTTTTTCGGTGATATGCTTTTCTATTTCTACAGGATCAATATTGGGATTATTATGGCAGGAGTCTACAAAAACTATTTTTGCTCCCCTCAGGGCAAAAGCATTGGCTGAAGATACAAAGGTGTAGCTTGGTACAATTACTTCGTCACCTGGCTCTACATTACACAAAATGGCTGCCATCTCCAGAGCATCGGTACAAGATGTAGTCATCAGTACTTTAGGAAAATGATATTTCTGTTCAAAGAAATTCTGGCATTTTTTTGTAAACATTCCATCTCCTGAAATTTTACCGCTCTTTACCGCTTCTTCAATATATGTAAGCTCTTTACCAATAATAAATGGTTTGTTAAATGGGATCATAGTGTTTTAAATTTTGAATCTTTGATGTCTATAAACTTTTTTCAATATATCTATAAGAGACTTAACTGACTAAAATAGTTATGCCTGG
This sequence is a window from Chryseobacterium culicis. Protein-coding genes within it:
- a CDS encoding glycosyltransferase family 2 protein, translating into MKFSILIAHYNNAIFFKDCLESILQQTYTNWEAVILDDASSENEKKMIQEMISNDKRFKFFENEKNSGVGVTKSKLIELAEGEICGFVDPDDAISPTAIQKCMEIFQAKKNTVLTYSRFMTCDQNLKPIAPFRSAMQVPNRDPYFFNFPIQIAHFVTFRKAVYEQTEKMNPNLKIGEDQDLYLKMYEKGNVQFINETNYLYRTHQGGISQNDNKKKSHEYFAQVIFNTMKRRGLTTINGEKVPDQYTGSDKIFGLLQYQHQLPFRIMKKIKITLQSIFG
- a CDS encoding acyltransferase; the protein is MKINSGMLDEILAKIQRKGQISRLKKHPNVSFKGIKLGISNHFVLHENLKNITIGNSVSFRNYVHILVQQNATLEIGNNFFMNNFCSINCLDRISIGDNTLFGEGVKLYDHNHAYQTQPEFKLLSSEFTTAPIKIGSNCWLGSNVTVLKGVTIGDNCIIGAGCTIHKDIPSNTTVINHQDLILKDR
- a CDS encoding acyltransferase family protein, with the translated sequence MKISQITFTRFIAAMAIVISHFNKDLFLYKIDYISNLFLRANVGVSYFFILSGFIMIIAYHKKDKIDYLEFYKNRFARIYPLYMLGLLLYFMTRYEMFDWYKLVLYGLGIQSWIPGEAMILNFPGWSISVEFFFYLLFPFLYNYFYAKKNKMIWVFAIGLWLITQVFSNLYPVYGAYEGPHTKSHEFLYYFPFWHLNEFLIGNLAGIFFVRNYKQKNYDRQVIAVFLLILVSLMFVPLFYHNGLMALLFVPAILFISANNGRVSKFFSLKPLEYLGEISYGIYITHIPVLYLVRAFLKWQEYTFSIDIVFVIYIIVMLFSSAVFYQFIEKPMRDLLRKIHFAKR
- a CDS encoding glycosyltransferase family 2 protein, translated to MKISVIIPVYNAEKYVAQAVESALQFEEVYEVVLVEDKSPDNALQVCRELAEKYERVKLYQHPDKGNHGAGASRNLGMEKAEGDFIAFLDADDYYLPNRFDAEKKLFTNHEVDGVYGAIGVHYYSEKAKEQYYKVFGDRLTTVYKEHPPKDVFPGQLNMRGTFGLFSIDALTIRKSSLKNMEYFFKTHLKLHQDTEFLFRLSYYLNLYPGILDKAVAVRGVHENNRITKVDSGEVKPASTRVVLWKEVNHWAENENTIPEEIKLHIKRVYRSFQIANAPLLKKWGMITKYLFTDYKSIRSGLYNINFRNDLF
- a CDS encoding acyltransferase family protein, producing the protein MKLNNLQILRGISALLVCCFHFRDTINLPGLNLGDFLFKKGSIGVPVFFIISGFIMAFTTQKINFSKDTFQQITLFYKRRVIRIVPLYYLLTFAAIIPGGVFFLYFHGEGLYELIHSLLFLPTQKEFPVLFLGWSLNFEMFFYLIFGLSLFFKEKRYYFIVGFFILTSILGYIIHFDSPYLKMVTHSLNLYFVVGILFALLLNKYTIPKNWAAIISVIGILSFILVLLGIIPIDNDWVKLAIISTFVFSFLTFDYIFHWKGNKLLIFLGDISYSLYLSHPFVEIVLKRFKVEGYLNISFFLLKIVLVIMVASLLYYFVEKKVTHYLKIKLKA
- a CDS encoding glycosyltransferase — encoded protein: MSQFVHVIMTRFNVPTKGWNETRSGYKPLTEDWLDDRFKLFRTYVLPSYKNQTNQNYVWLTFFDINTSDKFRKIIKEIEAEYPVFRAVFVEDFDAMKTKAVEVIPQFFTPDTKFVITSELDNDDMLHQDYIKTVQEHFKPIHDLVIDLRRGYQLTMLPDRKAVVNVYNAVVNPFVSLAESVDNFKTMLKERAHNSYRHYPDFSVEDSKEMYIQIIHQYNLMNVTFKHKAVPKVDFSEYGMTEDTKFTIDGFKTFQHNIARVPFVMGLILKKIFKR
- a CDS encoding glycosyltransferase family 2 protein translates to MTNKVSIIVPCFNHAKYLEECIQSVMNQSYPNWECIIVDDGSTDDTAVVSKKLENDRIRYVYQENKGLSGARNTGIRNASGDYILPLDADDTLNPLALEKMMDVFDQNPDTLIVFSDTITFGHTSKKSNLQEKFTLQELLLGNKLYCTSMFAKKYFDEGIIYDEKLRHGFEDWEFWIQLISSHRNQPITKIDYVVFNYRSHPDTSMIKDITGSNDKKEFIYHAVYEKHKALFHEFFPSYIALLNRKTFYEIKLENIYNSKPYRIYNFLKNLFR
- a CDS encoding glycosyltransferase family 2 protein, which translates into the protein MSKFSVLIANYNNGHFFEKCYQSLMAQTETDWEAVILDDGSTDDSLEVIRKMTGDDSRFKINQNDQNRGIGYTKKRLIELAESEICGFLDPDDALAPHALEFVLKTHSEYPEAGMVYSNLVFCDEHLNPKSVHKAKQITELDQSYLNFNGEISHFATFKKKIYEKTSGIDPFLKIAEDKDWYMKMCEAAPVKYIDEDLYLYRIHQNGISTTKNTEKALFWHWVALIKMAERRNINIEDLFLENYIPKNKYKYTLDKLDRVKNSRWAKLGNKLGLFKIFRYL
- a CDS encoding glycoside hydrolase family 99-like domain-containing protein is translated as MKKIKPLAFYLPQYHPVPENDEWWGKGFTEWTNVSKAQPLFEGHEQPIFPADLGYYDLRVPEVREHQAQIAKDYGVHGFIFYHYWFGSGKQLLERVANDVLKSGKPDFPFCFCWANETWSGIWHGLSEKILAEQTYPDEQDLIAHFEYLLPFFKDERYIKVDNKPLFIIYDPNHLNEGDPHYISKFRELAKENGFDGLYVMASNKLSDDIDFQSMGYDSKISNAFHKAWIPHINKKEYISHSQYYKNRIKGLIGIKKKEQPKVRIQDAKAVVNDLKFEESNVATYPCVLPNWDNTPRSGYRGIILANNSPELFEQQVEKAAQYLEDKKDYPEQFLIVKSWNEWAEGNILEPDRKNGFGYLNALKKILNKHSRNE
- a CDS encoding DapH/DapD/GlmU-related protein, with product MNFFKKYIVSFLFDILNSNAYKTHQQNKLNIWAQKSFKKFGTNSALPEEHWIKNPKYISIGKNFSSLYHLRLEAWDRFQGEEFHPEIVIGDNVVCNSDVHIGAINKIVIGNNVLMASRIYISDHSHGNIAFNDLENTPATRPLYSKGPVIIEDNVWIGEGVCILPGVTIGENSIIGANAVVNKSFPKNSVIAGIPARLIKTLEN
- the rffA gene encoding dTDP-4-amino-4,6-dideoxygalactose transaminase — encoded protein: MIPFNKPFIIGKELTYIEEAVKSGKISGDGMFTKKCQNFFEQKYHFPKVLMTTSCTDALEMAAILCNVEPGDEVIVPSYTFVSSANAFALRGAKIVFVDSCHNNPNIDPVEIEKHITEKTKVIVPVHYAGVACDMEKIMDLAQKHNLFVVEDAAQAIDSYYTFSDGTRKALGSIGHFAAFSFHETKNIIAGEGGMLAINDPQYFDRAEVIREKGTNRSAFFRGEVNKYGWVDLGSSFLPSEIISAFLYAQLENLEIIQKKRLEIWNNYQNGLSSLQEKGFITLPDMPSYATNNAHMYYIICRSYEERTHLIQYLKTQDIHPVFHYLSLNKSDFFLANNPKIDIPNSDHFTDCLLRLPFYYELSENEQNKIIELINSFYTK